A part of Jiangella alba genomic DNA contains:
- a CDS encoding CpaF family protein: MSDPQITGLPIFTPPPDATTAGTAPPRRSIREALAALPLATPRSEPDVDWALVRAFRQQAATRLSDQVDDTTTEAGRRAAGREIIAQLLDDHIRQTVTTGGVTLGVDHQAVLAQAVFDALFGLGRLQPLVDDPAVENIEVYGAEPVVVIDGDGRITRRPPVVESADELVDLLTFLASRGGSSERTFSTASPSLHLHLHGGHRLAASGWTTHQPVVVIRRHRLVDIDLHDLVERGTLTPQAAAFLRAAVRSRRSIVVSGSMGAGKTTLTRALANEIDPEEKLGTIETEYELGLHHLRERHRRIIAWEARPGSGERGPDGRAVGEITLDDLVYDALRMNLDRLIVGEVRGREVLPMFKAMQSGAGSLSTIHAHSARASIERLVTCAMEAGHRVSAEFAYRQIAQHVDLVVHVETRTTPSDARRRRVVTEIIALEPGEHGLPAITDVFRLGPGGELRPDSTPSWLAGLPPTGSEWAAGLSESRWSGTGPLAATPPPESPPHHTPLPASGRGAHPPAVAASHDIPPPQALPHDAPPAAASPPDTPPAAAPPPDGKARLDAGAPRPQPRMALPRLTRRTGGRS; encoded by the coding sequence ATGAGCGACCCACAGATCACCGGACTACCGATCTTCACGCCACCGCCCGATGCCACGACCGCCGGCACCGCCCCGCCGCGGCGCAGCATCCGCGAGGCGCTCGCCGCGCTGCCGCTGGCCACCCCGCGCAGCGAGCCCGACGTCGACTGGGCGCTGGTGCGCGCGTTCCGCCAGCAGGCGGCCACGCGGCTGTCCGACCAGGTCGACGACACCACTACCGAAGCCGGGCGCCGCGCCGCCGGCCGCGAGATCATCGCCCAGCTCCTCGACGACCACATCCGGCAGACGGTCACCACCGGCGGCGTCACCCTCGGCGTCGACCACCAGGCCGTGCTCGCTCAGGCTGTCTTCGACGCCCTCTTCGGCCTGGGCCGGCTGCAACCGCTCGTCGACGATCCCGCCGTCGAGAACATCGAGGTCTACGGTGCCGAGCCCGTGGTCGTCATCGACGGCGACGGCCGCATCACCCGGCGGCCGCCGGTCGTCGAGTCCGCCGACGAGCTCGTCGACCTCCTGACGTTCCTCGCCTCGCGCGGCGGGAGCAGCGAGCGGACGTTCTCGACGGCCAGCCCGAGCCTGCACCTGCATCTGCACGGCGGGCACCGGCTGGCCGCGTCGGGGTGGACGACGCACCAGCCGGTTGTGGTCATCCGCCGCCACCGCCTGGTCGACATCGACCTCCACGACCTCGTCGAGCGCGGCACCCTGACACCCCAGGCGGCAGCGTTCCTGCGCGCGGCGGTCCGGTCGCGCCGCAGCATCGTCGTGTCCGGCTCGATGGGCGCCGGCAAGACCACCCTGACCAGAGCTCTGGCCAACGAGATCGATCCCGAGGAGAAGCTCGGCACCATCGAGACCGAGTACGAGCTCGGCCTGCATCACCTACGCGAGCGGCACCGTCGCATCATCGCCTGGGAGGCCCGGCCCGGCAGTGGCGAACGCGGCCCCGACGGGCGCGCCGTCGGCGAGATCACCCTCGACGACCTCGTCTACGACGCGCTCCGCATGAACCTCGACCGCCTCATCGTCGGCGAGGTGCGCGGGCGCGAGGTGCTGCCGATGTTCAAGGCCATGCAGTCCGGTGCCGGGTCTCTCTCGACCATCCACGCCCACTCCGCCCGCGCATCGATCGAACGCCTGGTCACCTGTGCCATGGAGGCCGGTCACCGCGTCTCCGCCGAGTTCGCCTACCGCCAGATCGCCCAGCACGTCGACCTCGTCGTCCACGTCGAGACCCGCACCACCCCCTCCGATGCCCGGCGTCGGCGCGTGGTCACCGAGATCATCGCGCTCGAGCCTGGCGAGCACGGGCTGCCGGCCATCACCGACGTGTTCCGCCTCGGCCCCGGCGGTGAGTTGCGGCCCGACTCCACACCGTCCTGGCTGGCCGGCCTGCCACCGACCGGGTCGGAGTGGGCTGCGGGCCTGTCCGAGTCCCGATGGAGCGGCACCGGCCCGTTGGCCGCTACCCCGCCACCTGAGTCCCCGCCGCACCACACCCCACTGCCCGCGTCCGGAAGAGGCGCCCACCCGCCGGCCGTTGCCGCCTCACACGACATCCCGCCGCCCCAAGCCCTGCCACATGACGCGCCACCGGCCGCCGCCTCGCCGCCCGACACCCCGCCGGCCGCCGCCCCGCCGCCCGACGGCAAGGCCCGCCTCGACGCAGGCGCTCCGCGTCCGCAGCCGCGCATGGCACTGCCCCGGCTCACCAGGCGCACCGGAGGCCGGTCATGA
- a CDS encoding type II secretion system F family protein translates to MRPAVAAITAVAGLGGLAAAGFGLARSPNDPAAPQRAVLARCAKALRGATPAARRARRRLAAAGVVGLGVWLVTGWLLAVVLIPAAVWGLPVLLQTSSARSDILRLEAMSDWAQNLATVLGVGVGIEQAVAGSLVTAPEPIRPQVARLVARLRARWDTETALRTFADDLDDATGDLLAAALILGARRRGNQLSSVLDGLAAAVRDDVRARRSTDAEQARGRTTARLVTAISAGGLGLMLVTPYADPYRAGSGQLLLIGLLTGYVGCLVWMRRITATPRQPRILVADGAP, encoded by the coding sequence ATGAGGCCGGCCGTCGCCGCCATCACCGCGGTCGCCGGGCTGGGCGGGCTGGCCGCCGCCGGGTTCGGCCTGGCCAGATCGCCGAACGATCCGGCCGCACCCCAGCGCGCCGTCCTCGCTCGCTGCGCCAAGGCGCTCCGTGGCGCCACCCCGGCCGCCCGCCGGGCCCGTCGCCGCCTCGCCGCGGCCGGCGTCGTCGGGCTGGGGGTGTGGCTGGTCACGGGCTGGTTGCTGGCCGTCGTGCTCATCCCGGCAGCCGTGTGGGGGCTGCCGGTGCTGTTGCAGACCTCGTCCGCGAGGTCCGACATCCTCCGGCTGGAAGCCATGAGCGACTGGGCGCAGAACCTCGCCACCGTGCTCGGGGTCGGCGTCGGCATCGAGCAGGCCGTCGCCGGCAGCCTGGTCACGGCGCCCGAGCCCATCCGACCGCAGGTCGCCAGGCTCGTGGCACGGCTACGGGCCCGTTGGGACACCGAGACTGCCCTGCGCACGTTCGCCGACGACCTCGACGACGCCACCGGCGATCTCCTCGCCGCGGCACTGATCCTCGGCGCCCGCCGTCGCGGCAACCAGCTCAGCAGCGTCCTCGACGGCCTGGCCGCGGCCGTGCGCGACGACGTCCGCGCGCGGCGGAGCACCGACGCCGAACAGGCGCGCGGCCGCACCACGGCCCGGCTGGTCACGGCGATCAGCGCGGGCGGACTCGGCCTCATGCTGGTCACGCCGTACGCCGACCCGTACCGCGCCGGTTCCGGCCAGCTGCTGCTCATCGGCCTGCTGACCGGCTACGTCGGCTGTCTGGTGTGGATGCGCCGCATCACCGCCACGCCGCGGCAGCCGCGCATCCTCGTCGCCGACGGTGCGCCATGA
- a CDS encoding TadE/TadG family type IV pilus assembly protein produces the protein MRRQPRRSDRGSATLELAILAPGLLLLIALIALAGRYAVADGAVDQAAAEAARAASLQRTPSAGLDAATEVAHAALADQGLACLHTEIDVDVAGLRAPPGRRGRVTVTVRCPLRVADLPLHVPAMTLTATAVSPVDTYRER, from the coding sequence ATGCGCCGCCAGCCACGCCGATCCGACCGCGGCTCGGCCACGCTCGAACTCGCCATCCTCGCGCCCGGTCTGCTGCTCCTCATCGCGCTGATCGCGTTGGCCGGCCGGTACGCGGTCGCCGACGGCGCGGTCGACCAGGCCGCCGCTGAGGCCGCGCGGGCGGCCTCGCTGCAGCGCACCCCGTCGGCCGGGCTCGATGCCGCCACCGAGGTCGCCCACGCGGCACTCGCCGATCAAGGGCTCGCGTGCCTGCACACCGAGATCGACGTCGACGTGGCCGGCCTGCGCGCGCCACCCGGCCGGCGCGGCCGCGTCACCGTCACCGTCCGTTGCCCGCTGCGGGTCGCGGATCTGCCGCTGCACGTCCCCGCCATGACGCTTACGGCAACCGCCGTCAGCCCCGTCGACACCTACCGAGAGAGGTGA
- a CDS encoding TadE family protein encodes MARPSERGSTTLETVVLWPAVFLLIFGIVHAGLWFHARNVALSAAREGVRAASLHDGSGGTARAADFLAATTDGSVMRVGDIRETTGADTVTVTVTGSSTTLIPGWRVDVSQSATAPIRRWSAP; translated from the coding sequence GTGGCCCGTCCCTCCGAACGCGGCTCGACCACGCTCGAGACGGTCGTCCTCTGGCCGGCGGTGTTCCTGCTGATCTTCGGCATCGTGCACGCCGGCCTCTGGTTCCACGCTCGCAACGTCGCGTTGTCGGCGGCACGTGAGGGCGTCCGGGCGGCCAGCCTGCACGACGGCAGCGGCGGCACGGCGCGCGCGGCGGACTTCCTTGCCGCGACCACCGACGGCTCCGTCATGCGGGTCGGCGACATCCGCGAGACCACCGGCGCCGACACCGTGACGGTCACGGTCACCGGCTCCTCGACCACCCTCATCCCCGGCTGGCGCGTCGACGTCAGCCAGTCGGCCACCGCACCCATCCGTCGATGGAGCGCCCCGTGA
- a CDS encoding phage portal protein — MGLLSAWRLLNQRPGRSVENPALPPTSPFSTSNLSRVVWSDLLGSKAPVNREMAMSIPAVAGGRNLICNLARNPLRAFRNETEVATPAWMYRTNGGTSPFHRMLWTLDDLVFSGWSLWAVERSTAGQITDAARVPREWWNFDPDSFEIFVQGQTVTPESVLLIPGPHEGLLEMAETTIRAAVDLERAWAMRVRRPIPAVEVHSTDDTPRTDTEIHELVDSVNEVIDGGGGVFHTPSDIEVKSHGDTVLDLLVQGRNAVTLDFGRYLSVPGVKLDAALASASLQYSTAVDGRNEFVDTTARFWLTPIEARLSLDDVVPRGQRVAFDLSDMTDIPQTGQAPATED; from the coding sequence GTGGGCCTTCTCTCCGCGTGGCGCCTGCTGAATCAGCGGCCCGGACGTTCGGTAGAGAACCCTGCCCTTCCTCCGACGTCGCCATTCAGTACCAGCAATCTGAGTCGTGTCGTCTGGAGCGATCTTCTCGGCTCCAAGGCACCGGTCAACCGAGAGATGGCGATGTCCATTCCGGCTGTCGCTGGTGGTCGCAACCTCATCTGCAATCTCGCCCGGAACCCGCTGCGCGCATTCCGGAATGAAACCGAGGTCGCCACCCCCGCGTGGATGTACCGGACCAACGGCGGGACCTCTCCGTTCCACCGGATGCTGTGGACCTTGGACGACCTGGTGTTCTCCGGGTGGTCGCTGTGGGCTGTGGAGCGTTCCACCGCTGGTCAGATTACGGACGCGGCGCGTGTCCCCCGCGAATGGTGGAACTTCGACCCCGACTCTTTCGAGATCTTTGTGCAGGGACAGACCGTCACCCCAGAATCCGTACTTCTCATCCCCGGCCCTCATGAAGGGCTGCTGGAAATGGCGGAGACGACCATTCGAGCTGCGGTCGATCTGGAACGCGCATGGGCGATGCGCGTTCGGCGCCCTATTCCGGCGGTGGAGGTCCACAGCACGGACGACACCCCCCGGACTGATACAGAGATTCACGAGCTTGTGGACTCCGTCAATGAGGTCATCGACGGCGGAGGCGGCGTTTTCCACACCCCGTCCGACATCGAAGTGAAGTCTCACGGTGACACCGTGTTGGACCTTCTCGTCCAGGGCCGAAACGCCGTCACGCTGGACTTCGGCCGGTATCTGTCCGTTCCCGGCGTCAAGCTCGACGCTGCATTGGCGTCTGCGTCTCTGCAGTATTCGACGGCTGTTGACGGCCGGAACGAATTCGTGGACACCACGGCGCGTTTCTGGCTCACCCCCATTGAGGCGCGTCTGTCCCTGGACGACGTCGTGCCCCGTGGCCAGCGCGTGGCCTTCGACCTGTCCGACATGACCGACATCCCGCAGACCGGGCAGGCCCCGGCGACGGAGGACTGA
- a CDS encoding helix-turn-helix domain-containing protein, with product MDLSADELKAAFGLRLREARHAAGLSQYQLAQAAGLHWSYISSVERGQRNISLLNIRRLAHALGIQPGDLV from the coding sequence GTGGATCTGAGCGCCGACGAGCTGAAGGCCGCCTTCGGCCTACGGCTCCGGGAAGCGCGCCACGCGGCAGGCCTGAGTCAGTACCAGCTAGCCCAGGCGGCCGGTCTGCACTGGTCCTACATCTCGTCCGTGGAGCGCGGCCAGCGCAACATCTCGCTCCTGAACATCCGCCGACTCGCACACGCCCTGGGCATCCAGCCCGGCGACCTCGTCTAG
- a CDS encoding DUF3631 domain-containing protein has protein sequence MINRKATTMNFPLFADLPDGDRQAIITEFVSQGGDTNNRTDLIQWIGSNKRLYANHEALYYTLGEARVTGGPPDDLAALTSEVLDEVYAFTGRFIAYPSDDAHVAHVLWIAHTWLMDVWDSTPRIAFLSTEPGSGKSRCLEVTEPLVPKAVHAFSATPAYLVRKIATDQVTVLFDEVDTIFGPKTKDNHEDVRAVLNAGHRRGAVVGRCTKGAKGQMVTEELPAYAAVALAGLGNLPDTILTRSVVIRMRRRSTSEQVEPWRERRHKAEAALIAKRLEEWSNFIRPKLTEPEMPEGIEDRNADVWEPLLAVSDQAKHGFGKEWPLTSRVSAVSLVSLGGAEAQSLGVKLLDDIRNIFNSVSVDRVPSEWMITALNQLEESPWATMKGGSLDARRLAYHLRKYDIGPKQVRFTDGSLKGYMRVDFEDAWSRYL, from the coding sequence GTGATCAATAGAAAGGCTACCACTATGAACTTCCCGCTATTCGCGGATCTCCCCGACGGCGACCGGCAGGCCATCATCACGGAGTTTGTAAGCCAGGGTGGCGACACCAACAACCGGACTGACCTGATCCAGTGGATTGGGTCCAACAAGCGGCTATACGCCAACCACGAGGCGCTGTATTACACGCTTGGAGAAGCGCGCGTCACTGGTGGGCCACCGGACGATCTGGCCGCACTCACCTCGGAGGTCCTGGACGAGGTCTACGCGTTCACGGGGCGCTTCATCGCCTACCCATCGGACGACGCCCACGTGGCCCACGTGCTGTGGATCGCGCACACGTGGCTGATGGACGTGTGGGACTCCACGCCCCGTATCGCGTTCCTCTCGACCGAGCCGGGCAGCGGCAAGAGCCGGTGCCTGGAGGTCACAGAGCCACTGGTGCCCAAGGCCGTACACGCCTTCAGCGCGACTCCGGCCTACCTCGTGCGGAAGATCGCCACCGATCAGGTGACGGTCCTGTTCGACGAGGTGGACACGATCTTCGGCCCGAAGACCAAGGACAACCACGAGGACGTGAGGGCCGTCCTGAACGCAGGCCATCGGAGGGGCGCCGTCGTCGGTCGCTGCACCAAGGGAGCCAAGGGGCAGATGGTCACGGAGGAGCTGCCTGCCTATGCCGCCGTCGCGCTGGCTGGGCTTGGCAACCTTCCGGACACCATCCTCACTCGCTCAGTGGTCATCCGCATGCGGCGCCGGTCCACCTCGGAGCAGGTCGAGCCATGGCGTGAGAGGCGCCACAAGGCCGAGGCAGCGCTCATCGCCAAGCGGCTGGAGGAGTGGTCCAACTTCATCCGGCCGAAGCTCACAGAGCCGGAGATGCCCGAGGGCATCGAGGACCGCAATGCCGACGTGTGGGAACCGCTCCTGGCTGTTTCGGATCAGGCGAAACACGGTTTCGGCAAGGAATGGCCTCTGACCTCGCGTGTTTCGGCTGTTTCGCTTGTTTCGCTAGGTGGAGCAGAAGCACAGAGCCTAGGCGTCAAGCTCCTGGACGACATCCGGAATATTTTCAATTCCGTATCTGTGGACCGGGTGCCGAGTGAGTGGATGATCACGGCTCTGAACCAGTTGGAGGAGTCGCCCTGGGCCACGATGAAGGGTGGCTCTCTGGATGCCCGGAGGTTGGCATATCACCTGCGTAAGTACGACATCGGACCCAAGCAGGTGAGGTTCACCGACGGCAGCCTGAAGGGCTACATGAGGGTGGACTTCGAGGACGCTTGGAGCCGCTACCTCTAG
- a CDS encoding type II secretion system F family protein — protein sequence MTTTQLAVLLGLGAGAGLLVLLRELIGRVGRLPHPVFTARRLTGTSGPGAGLTGVAETAAGAAADIGATALRNATTDVTGPTSLPHTTGVDGGGMANRVGRVVLRRAAGSSLLHVPYRDLALLRRSVAHFLGERAICAAVGLVLPTAASAALSIGGVRLPFVVPTVTGLVTALLLSYLPLYTVADLARAKRAEFRRAMSTYVDLVALERAAGSGATQSLEAAARIGQSWAFQRVRDELAHARWAGVPAWEALRTVGRELRLPELTDTGDVMRMSARDGATVYDVLRTRASAMRSELLTSDQARAGSRTERATAPLAATAVVFMLLLAAPVAMRIG from the coding sequence ATGACGACGACACAGCTGGCGGTCCTGCTCGGGCTGGGAGCGGGGGCCGGGCTCCTGGTGCTGCTCCGTGAGCTGATCGGACGGGTGGGCCGGCTGCCGCATCCGGTGTTCACGGCGCGGCGGCTCACCGGAACGTCCGGTCCCGGCGCCGGCCTCACCGGTGTCGCCGAGACGGCCGCGGGCGCCGCTGCCGACATCGGTGCGACCGCTCTGCGCAACGCAACCACCGACGTCACCGGGCCGACCAGCCTTCCCCATACGACCGGGGTCGACGGTGGCGGAATGGCGAACCGAGTGGGGCGGGTGGTCCTGCGACGCGCCGCCGGGTCGTCGTTGCTGCACGTGCCGTACCGCGACCTCGCCCTGCTCCGGCGCAGCGTGGCGCATTTCCTCGGCGAGCGCGCCATCTGCGCGGCCGTCGGTCTCGTGCTGCCGACGGCGGCCTCCGCGGCGTTGTCGATCGGCGGCGTCAGGCTCCCGTTCGTCGTGCCGACGGTGACCGGCCTGGTCACGGCCCTGCTGCTGTCGTACCTGCCGCTCTACACCGTCGCCGACCTCGCCCGCGCCAAACGCGCGGAGTTCCGCCGGGCCATGTCCACCTACGTCGACCTCGTCGCCCTCGAACGCGCGGCCGGGTCCGGGGCCACGCAGTCGCTGGAGGCGGCGGCCCGCATCGGCCAGTCGTGGGCGTTCCAGCGGGTGCGCGACGAACTGGCGCACGCCCGCTGGGCCGGCGTCCCGGCCTGGGAAGCGCTGCGGACGGTGGGCCGCGAACTCCGGCTGCCCGAGCTGACCGACACCGGCGACGTCATGCGCATGTCCGCCCGCGACGGCGCCACCGTCTACGACGTGCTCCGCACCCGGGCGTCGGCCATGCGCAGCGAGCTGCTGACCAGCGATCAAGCACGCGCCGGGTCTCGCACCGAGCGGGCGACGGCGCCGCTGGCCGCCACGGCGGTCGTGTTCATGCTGCTTCTCGCCGCCCCCGTCGCGATGCGGATCGGGTGA
- a CDS encoding phage gp6-like head-tail connector protein, producing MADWASVEFARQMWADAPESDAVLNALLDAAQIQCEAYAPPVNTPTGTPAYRLATVMQAQDLWQNTEAAGDVLGFDGEFAIRIRPLGADVKALLRPPSARLRVNGGTPS from the coding sequence ATGGCCGACTGGGCAAGCGTCGAGTTTGCGCGTCAGATGTGGGCGGACGCTCCTGAGAGCGACGCCGTACTGAACGCGCTGCTCGACGCTGCCCAGATCCAGTGCGAGGCCTACGCCCCGCCGGTCAACACGCCGACCGGGACACCGGCCTACAGGCTGGCCACGGTTATGCAGGCCCAGGATCTCTGGCAGAACACCGAGGCAGCCGGTGACGTCCTCGGGTTCGACGGGGAGTTCGCCATCCGCATCCGCCCACTCGGCGCGGACGTCAAGGCGCTCCTCCGGCCTCCGAGTGCCCGCCTGCGGGTGAACGGAGGGACGCCGTCATGA